One Paenibacillus riograndensis SBR5 DNA segment encodes these proteins:
- a CDS encoding ABC transporter ATP-binding protein, whose translation MARNKFDVDENLESPFDIRHFRRAMIYIKRKKKPMIIAFILSALSAAIALSAPLIMQHVVDVTIPSKEKLALLGWSLLMLLTIVVSVILATIRSRIMTRVGQDIIFDIRTDLFAHLQQLPFKYYDDRPQGKILIRVVNYVNSVSDVLSNGIINFILEIVNLIFIAAFMFAVDVRLSFVILAGLPVFLGIMLLIKTRQRRAWQAVSNKSSNLNAYMQESITGIGVTQIFSREQQNAGIFTRLAGNFRKEWMRAVSYNMLIPFSVDNLSTIVTALIFLVGLLTLDPVDATLGVILAMSSYAARFWQPILNLSNLYNSFINAVAYLERIFETLDEPVTVSDIPDARELPSVQGRVTFDHVTFAYDPGLNILENISFDVQPGESIALVGPTGAGKTTVVNLISRFYDLTGGRILIDGQDISQITLKSLRSQMGIMLQDSFIFSGTILDNIRYGKLDATEEEVIAAAKAVCADDFIREFDQGYLTEVNERGSKLSQGQRQLISFARTLLADPRILILDEATSSIDAKTERLLQKGLNELLKGRTSFIIAHRLSTVKNCDRIMYVSNKGIAESGSHDELIARRGLYHKLYTAQKMEA comes from the coding sequence ATGGCCAGGAATAAATTCGACGTCGACGAGAATCTGGAATCGCCTTTTGACATCAGGCATTTCCGCCGGGCAATGATCTATATCAAGCGGAAAAAGAAACCGATGATTATCGCGTTTATCCTGAGCGCGCTCTCGGCAGCCATCGCCTTGTCGGCACCGCTGATCATGCAGCATGTCGTTGACGTAACCATTCCCTCCAAGGAGAAGCTGGCCCTGCTTGGCTGGTCGCTGCTGATGCTGCTAACCATTGTGGTCAGCGTTATTCTCGCTACCATCCGCTCGCGTATCATGACCCGCGTCGGACAGGATATTATTTTTGACATCCGTACGGATTTGTTTGCGCATTTGCAGCAGCTTCCATTTAAATATTACGATGACCGTCCGCAGGGCAAAATTCTGATCCGGGTCGTAAACTATGTCAACTCCGTTTCGGATGTGTTATCGAACGGTATCATCAACTTTATTCTGGAAATTGTCAATTTAATCTTTATCGCCGCCTTTATGTTCGCTGTGGATGTAAGGCTGTCCTTCGTCATTCTTGCCGGACTGCCTGTTTTCCTCGGCATCATGCTGCTGATCAAAACCCGGCAGCGCCGCGCATGGCAGGCCGTGTCCAACAAAAGCTCCAATCTGAACGCCTACATGCAGGAGAGCATCACCGGTATTGGCGTGACCCAAATTTTCTCCCGCGAGCAGCAGAATGCAGGGATTTTCACACGGCTGGCCGGCAACTTCCGCAAGGAATGGATGCGGGCGGTGTCTTATAATATGCTGATTCCTTTTTCGGTAGACAACCTGTCCACCATCGTTACGGCTCTGATTTTCCTCGTGGGTCTGCTGACTCTGGACCCCGTGGATGCAACCCTTGGCGTCATTCTGGCCATGAGCAGCTACGCCGCCCGCTTCTGGCAGCCGATTCTGAATCTGTCGAACCTGTACAACAGCTTCATCAATGCGGTAGCCTACCTGGAGCGCATCTTTGAAACGCTGGATGAACCGGTGACCGTCAGCGATATTCCGGATGCGCGGGAGCTTCCGTCCGTTCAGGGCCGGGTTACTTTTGACCATGTAACCTTCGCCTATGACCCGGGGCTCAACATCCTGGAGAATATCTCCTTCGATGTCCAGCCAGGGGAGAGCATTGCCCTGGTAGGACCGACAGGAGCAGGCAAAACCACTGTCGTCAATCTGATCTCGCGCTTTTATGACCTGACCGGGGGCAGAATTCTAATTGACGGACAGGATATCTCACAGATTACGCTGAAGTCCCTGCGCAGCCAGATGGGGATTATGCTCCAGGACAGCTTCATTTTCTCCGGCACCATTCTGGACAATATCCGTTACGGGAAGCTCGATGCCACCGAGGAGGAAGTGATTGCCGCCGCCAAGGCGGTGTGTGCCGATGATTTCATCCGTGAATTTGACCAGGGCTACCTGACCGAGGTCAATGAGCGCGGCTCTAAGCTGTCGCAGGGACAGCGGCAGCTCATCTCTTTTGCCAGAACGCTTCTGGCCGACCCGCGGATTCTCATCCTGGACGAAGCCACTTCTTCCATTGATGCGAAGACAGAACGTCTGCTGCAGAAAGGCTTGAACGAGCTGCTTAAAGGACGCACATCATTCATTATCGCGCACCGGCTCTCCACCGTTAAAAACTGCGACCGCATCATGTATGTCTCGAACAAAGGGATTGCCGAAAGCGGCTCGCATGATGAGCTGATCGCACGCCGTGGCCTCTACCACAAGCTCTATACGGCGCAGAAGATGGAAGCTTAA
- a CDS encoding NAD(P)H-dependent oxidoreductase, with the protein MKIALINGSPKVKKSNSAIMLGILEPLIRSGHEITTYHLNKKPLTPEQYRELCRMDVLVIAFPLYVDGIPSHLFRMLVALEEYMKAEREGDIYVYALINNGFFEGQQNHIALEIIQNWCSRCGLHFGQGLGQGAGEMMGFLEKVPVGRGPLKNLGHAMQGLAGNIHSRSVDESMLFSPNFPRFAWKFTATHSFWNATAKKNGLKKKDILRRL; encoded by the coding sequence ATGAAAATCGCCCTGATCAACGGAAGCCCGAAGGTGAAAAAAAGCAACTCCGCCATAATGCTTGGCATACTTGAGCCGCTTATCCGCAGCGGGCATGAGATCACCACCTATCACCTGAACAAAAAACCGCTTACCCCGGAGCAATACCGCGAGCTGTGCCGCATGGATGTGCTGGTTATCGCCTTTCCGCTGTATGTAGACGGGATACCGTCACATTTGTTCAGGATGCTGGTTGCCCTTGAGGAATACATGAAAGCAGAGCGTGAGGGGGACATTTACGTATACGCCCTCATCAACAACGGTTTTTTCGAGGGGCAGCAAAATCACATTGCGCTTGAGATCATTCAGAACTGGTGCAGCCGCTGCGGCCTCCATTTCGGGCAGGGACTCGGCCAGGGCGCCGGTGAAATGATGGGCTTTCTGGAGAAGGTCCCCGTTGGCCGGGGACCGCTTAAGAATCTGGGCCATGCCATGCAGGGCCTCGCAGGCAATATCCATTCGCGCAGTGTGGATGAATCCATGCTGTTCAGCCCCAATTTCCCGCGCTTCGCCTGGAAATTCACAGCGACACATTCCTTCTGGAATGCCACCGCCAAGAAAAACGGCCTGAAGAAGAAGGATATATTGAGAAGGCTGTAG
- a CDS encoding DNA alkylation repair protein, with translation MNLEMVMQELEALGKERTKKIYQSNGAHEPLFGVATGQMKPIAKKIKINQPLAEQLYATGNYDAMYFAGIIADPQAMTEADFERWIDGAYFYMLSDYVVAVTLAEADIAQEVADKWIASGEELRMSAGWSCYCWLLGNRPDDEFSETKLAHMLEIVKHTIHDSPERTKYAMNNFIYTVGVSYVPLHEAAVETAKTVGPVEVQKDKKKSSFLLASERIQKAVSKGELGFKRKHVRC, from the coding sequence ATGAATTTAGAAATGGTTATGCAGGAGCTTGAAGCGCTCGGCAAGGAACGGACCAAAAAAATCTATCAATCCAATGGCGCACATGAACCGCTTTTTGGCGTAGCTACAGGTCAAATGAAGCCGATTGCCAAAAAAATAAAAATAAATCAGCCTTTGGCTGAGCAGCTCTACGCTACAGGAAACTACGATGCCATGTATTTTGCCGGAATTATTGCTGATCCGCAAGCGATGACTGAAGCCGATTTTGAGCGTTGGATAGATGGGGCGTATTTTTATATGCTGTCCGATTATGTGGTTGCGGTAACCCTGGCAGAAGCGGATATTGCGCAAGAAGTAGCGGATAAATGGATCGCAAGCGGCGAAGAGCTGAGAATGTCTGCGGGCTGGAGCTGTTACTGCTGGCTTTTGGGAAACCGCCCGGACGATGAATTTTCCGAAACTAAGCTTGCCCATATGCTTGAGATTGTGAAACATACGATCCATGACTCTCCCGAGCGGACGAAGTACGCTATGAATAATTTTATCTACACCGTTGGGGTATCGTATGTGCCGCTCCATGAGGCAGCGGTCGAAACCGCAAAGACAGTAGGTCCTGTTGAAGTGCAAAAAGACAAGAAAAAAAGCAGCTTCCTGCTCGCTTCTGAACGCATTCAAAAGGCGGTAAGTAAAGGGGAGCTAGGGTTCAAACGCAAACATGTAAGATGTTAA
- a CDS encoding AraC family transcriptional regulator, with the protein MAGHISEQISYDNPLQPVRVLHEFRNEEVRGKWHYHNELELIAVVRGEFSIHTKDRVFRMSAGDVAIIGSFEPHHSFKDEGVMEYIVLQFDIFKYLGQDLLSYMKYFTEAGRLYSKLNYIFTENPKVKQQIFNHIREISKEYAQRQKGYEIAIHSLIYRIILALFRNDTSSFMELKNDSELIKLLPVLDYIEKNINGRVDMKEAAKLMNLDYFYFGKYFKKIMGRTFIEYVNHKKIVNAELILLTRDISVLETASLVGMPNMANFYKIFYKYNQCSPKEFRRKLHGITGTKSLNKRARR; encoded by the coding sequence ATGGCGGGTCATATTAGTGAACAAATTTCATATGATAATCCTTTGCAGCCTGTCAGGGTCCTGCATGAATTCCGGAATGAAGAAGTCAGAGGCAAATGGCATTACCATAATGAATTGGAGCTTATAGCAGTCGTCAGAGGGGAGTTCAGCATTCACACCAAAGACAGGGTATTTAGAATGTCCGCCGGAGATGTCGCCATTATTGGTTCCTTTGAACCCCATCATTCATTCAAGGATGAGGGGGTAATGGAGTATATTGTGCTGCAGTTCGACATTTTCAAGTATCTTGGACAGGACCTCCTCTCTTACATGAAATATTTTACTGAAGCCGGACGTTTGTACAGCAAACTCAATTATATATTCACGGAGAACCCAAAGGTTAAGCAGCAGATATTCAACCATATCCGGGAAATCTCAAAGGAATATGCCCAAAGACAAAAAGGCTATGAAATTGCGATACACAGCCTTATTTACAGGATTATACTCGCGCTTTTCCGCAATGATACAAGTTCGTTCATGGAATTAAAGAATGATTCTGAGCTTATAAAGCTGCTGCCGGTGCTGGACTACATTGAAAAAAACATCAACGGCAGGGTAGATATGAAGGAAGCGGCCAAGTTAATGAATCTGGATTACTTTTATTTTGGCAAGTATTTTAAGAAGATTATGGGAAGGACCTTTATAGAATATGTAAATCACAAAAAAATAGTAAATGCAGAGCTTATATTATTAACGAGGGATATTTCAGTGCTGGAAACGGCATCTTTGGTGGGCATGCCGAATATGGCGAACTTTTATAAAATTTTCTACAAGTATAACCAATGCTCTCCGAAGGAATTCAGAAGGAAATTACATGGTATTACGGGAACAAAATCATTGAACAAACGCGCCAGAAGATAG
- a CDS encoding TetR/AcrR family transcriptional regulator: MKEKPYHHGNLRKQLIETGISLINEEGVKSFSLRRVAAQCNVSHTAPYSHFKNVDELIAAMGEHVTEQFMERLRISIMGEEDSREAISLLGQAYVDFFIENPQYFQFLYYHSGIIIDLDNYSSDNYPPFALFRTTAFHMFRSTGLPEASYSHQLIVLWSMVHGIASLLTNNGVRYSGNWRDSFSILTVLDKEDDK, from the coding sequence ATGAAAGAAAAACCCTATCACCACGGCAATTTACGCAAGCAGCTCATCGAAACGGGTATTAGCCTTATTAACGAAGAAGGGGTAAAAAGCTTTTCCCTGCGCAGAGTCGCTGCACAGTGCAACGTCAGCCATACCGCCCCCTACAGCCATTTTAAAAATGTCGATGAACTGATTGCCGCCATGGGCGAGCATGTCACAGAGCAATTTATGGAGAGACTGCGCATATCCATTATGGGAGAGGAGGACAGCCGCGAGGCCATTTCTTTATTGGGGCAGGCATACGTAGACTTTTTCATAGAGAATCCGCAGTACTTTCAATTCCTCTACTATCATTCAGGCATAATCATTGATCTGGATAACTATAGTTCCGATAATTACCCGCCGTTCGCTCTGTTCCGGACAACGGCATTTCACATGTTCCGGAGCACCGGTCTGCCGGAAGCCTCTTATTCGCATCAACTGATTGTGCTGTGGTCCATGGTGCACGGCATCGCCTCGCTGCTCACGAATAACGGTGTCCGGTATTCCGGCAACTGGCGCGATTCTTTTTCGATCTTAACGGTACTCGATAAGGAGGATGACAAATGA
- a CDS encoding glycoside hydrolase family protein, whose translation MPNPKYEKFEPLKNAQLVLGYLTSMVDEKYDNLPYWLVLPHKRPAEAAHCRVDDAELVGSWYEAIDAVRKMLKTEEGAAVQQSFYRHVLKSWGEHGLRFHEHYPWTHTNHSSFHEMGYILPALNRMVENNPGDKEADKRASELIRGMRALVIERKVRTFWSGDYQEQEPIYEFPNDVYLEDGGFDLTRHTGRGEQAIRNAIILHALVRRYEIAGDEVALDLAMGIANHLLGASRYFNYKMEFFGHVHSAGWAASGLVRLGRATGSERYIHAGKGIYDYIRSLSSSFGWVPEYAQWHPMHEEHCETCCIKDMIECANELILAGYEEYWNDMTLFARNQLVENQVKVSSYVVTDNTLPDNNGITYRELDKRMIGGFTGGSLVNSISLSKFRSIAGCCVGMAPVALEIVWDRSVEYKNGKVIVNMPIDKETEQASVTMDYPDRGYISVTPKQNCDVAIRVYPWMGGDIRGTMNGLAYDPSIEGSLAVFRNVQAGTTVELQHPIETVVIKETARDEEYSVSWRGCDVIDIFPRGEHLRLYQRDLSLPKYYPSVEDVQYSGAANYGPTQQSQNKK comes from the coding sequence ATGCCAAATCCGAAATATGAAAAATTTGAGCCATTGAAAAATGCGCAGCTTGTTTTGGGGTATCTTACGTCAATGGTGGATGAGAAGTATGACAATCTGCCCTATTGGCTTGTTCTGCCTCACAAAAGGCCTGCTGAAGCCGCCCACTGCCGGGTGGACGATGCGGAACTGGTGGGTTCCTGGTATGAAGCTATTGATGCGGTCAGAAAAATGCTTAAAACGGAAGAAGGAGCAGCGGTCCAGCAGTCATTTTACAGGCATGTATTGAAGTCGTGGGGAGAGCATGGGCTGCGTTTTCATGAACATTATCCATGGACTCACACCAATCATAGCTCCTTCCACGAAATGGGGTATATCCTTCCGGCGCTGAACCGGATGGTAGAGAACAATCCCGGGGATAAGGAAGCGGACAAAAGGGCATCTGAACTGATAAGAGGGATGCGGGCGCTTGTGATCGAAAGAAAAGTCCGGACCTTCTGGTCAGGGGACTATCAAGAACAGGAGCCTATATACGAATTTCCCAATGATGTATATCTCGAAGACGGAGGTTTTGATCTGACCAGACACACCGGACGCGGCGAACAGGCCATTCGGAATGCAATCATCCTTCACGCGCTGGTACGGAGATATGAAATCGCTGGTGATGAGGTGGCCCTTGATTTGGCCATGGGCATTGCCAACCATCTTCTGGGTGCTTCCCGTTATTTCAATTATAAAATGGAATTTTTTGGCCATGTCCATTCAGCGGGCTGGGCCGCATCCGGGCTTGTAAGGCTTGGCCGCGCCACAGGCAGTGAACGCTATATCCATGCCGGCAAAGGCATATATGACTATATCCGTTCCCTGTCGTCCTCTTTTGGCTGGGTTCCCGAATATGCGCAGTGGCATCCGATGCATGAAGAACACTGTGAAACCTGTTGTATAAAAGATATGATAGAGTGTGCAAATGAGTTGATCCTTGCGGGATATGAGGAATACTGGAATGATATGACCCTGTTTGCACGAAACCAGCTGGTCGAGAATCAGGTGAAGGTTTCATCCTATGTGGTTACAGACAATACACTGCCCGACAATAATGGGATAACCTACAGAGAGCTGGACAAGCGAATGATTGGCGGGTTTACCGGAGGCTCCCTGGTCAATTCCATATCATTGTCCAAGTTTCGCTCCATTGCAGGCTGCTGTGTCGGAATGGCTCCTGTGGCACTGGAAATTGTATGGGACAGATCAGTCGAGTACAAGAATGGAAAGGTCATTGTAAATATGCCCATCGATAAGGAGACCGAACAAGCCTCAGTAACCATGGATTACCCGGACCGGGGCTATATTTCCGTCACTCCCAAGCAGAATTGTGATGTGGCCATAAGGGTCTACCCTTGGATGGGCGGGGATATCAGAGGAACAATGAACGGGCTGGCATATGATCCTTCCATAGAAGGCAGCCTTGCAGTATTCCGGAATGTACAGGCAGGCACAACCGTGGAACTGCAGCATCCTATAGAGACCGTAGTCATAAAAGAGACTGCACGTGATGAGGAATATTCAGTTTCATGGAGAGGCTGCGATGTAATAGATATTTTCCCGCGGGGAGAGCATTTGCGGCTGTACCAGAGAGATTTGAGTCTGCCAAAATATTATCCGTCTGTGGAGGATGTGCAATATTCCGGCGCCGCCAATTACGGTCCGACCCAGCAATCGCAAAATAAAAAGTGA